In Zobellia roscoffensis, the following are encoded in one genomic region:
- the tilS gene encoding tRNA lysidine(34) synthetase TilS, translated as MLKSKFLLACSGGLDSTVLVDLCSKSKLDFAIAHCNFNLRGEASNGDEEFVRKLSSLSGKKFYTTNFNTIGYVEKNKVSVQVGARELRYDWFSKIMQENDIKTLVTAHHVDDSVETFLINLSRGTGIDGLSGIPEKTDTISRPLLRFSRSQVLAYAEAQNLQWREDASNADTKYLRNKIRHEIVPLLKDLNPSFLKNFTKTQDYLSDSAVIIEKHIAELKFSLFQEKDGVIRIPISELLELKPVSAYLHALFKEYGFTEWNDAENLLLAMSGKEIHSKTHRLVKDRDFLLLTEIKKEIDVAYQIKEDQIQVSEPVPLKIESVKHLSSLNTNTLYVDKKALKYPLTIRKWEKGDYFYPLGMQGRKKLSKFFKDEKIDVVSKERQWLLCSAGEVVWVIGRRADERFKVTESTSEILKFTLN; from the coding sequence TTGCTCAAAAGTAAATTTTTACTTGCTTGCAGTGGAGGCTTGGATAGTACTGTTTTGGTAGATCTTTGCAGTAAGTCTAAACTGGATTTTGCCATAGCACATTGCAACTTTAACTTAAGGGGTGAAGCAAGTAATGGCGATGAAGAGTTTGTTAGAAAACTGTCTTCTTTAAGTGGTAAAAAATTTTACACAACTAATTTTAATACAATTGGTTATGTTGAAAAAAATAAAGTATCGGTTCAGGTAGGTGCAAGGGAGCTAAGATATGATTGGTTTTCAAAAATTATGCAAGAAAATGATATCAAAACCTTGGTTACGGCGCACCATGTAGATGACAGTGTTGAGACATTTTTAATTAACCTTTCCAGAGGTACAGGTATAGATGGCTTATCTGGAATTCCCGAAAAAACCGATACCATTTCAAGACCGCTTCTTCGGTTTTCTAGAAGTCAAGTTTTAGCGTACGCAGAGGCTCAGAATTTACAATGGCGAGAAGATGCCAGTAATGCGGATACCAAATATCTGCGGAATAAAATTCGGCATGAGATTGTACCGCTTTTAAAAGATTTGAATCCTTCCTTTTTAAAGAATTTTACAAAAACACAAGATTATCTTTCTGATAGTGCAGTAATTATTGAGAAACATATTGCTGAATTAAAGTTCAGCTTGTTTCAAGAAAAAGATGGGGTCATACGTATTCCGATCAGCGAATTGTTAGAATTAAAGCCTGTATCGGCTTATTTACATGCTTTATTTAAGGAATATGGATTTACGGAGTGGAACGATGCAGAGAATCTATTATTGGCCATGAGCGGCAAGGAAATACATTCTAAAACACATCGATTGGTAAAAGACAGAGATTTTCTTCTCTTGACTGAAATTAAGAAAGAAATAGATGTTGCCTATCAAATAAAAGAGGATCAGATTCAAGTTTCTGAACCGGTTCCACTCAAAATAGAATCAGTAAAACATTTATCGTCTTTAAATACAAATACACTTTACGTAGATAAAAAAGCGTTAAAGTATCCATTGACGATAAGGAAATGGGAAAAAGGCGACTACTTTTACCCTTTAGGGATGCAGGGTAGAAAAAAGCTATCCAAGTTTTTTAAAGATGAAAAAATAGATGTGGTTTCCAAAGAGCGCCAGTGGTTGCTCTGCTCTGCCGGTGAAGTCGTTTGGGTAATTGGCAGGCGAGCGGATGAACGCTTTAAGGTGACCGAAAGTACAAGTGAAATTTTAAAATTCACATTAAATTAA
- a CDS encoding anthranilate synthase component I family protein: MRISASFTVSDIQKFKERLLLWAQQFEEIVWLDSNGHTGKYNSFDALLAVDALTTIKTDSDKAFDKLREFQEQAKDYIFGYLSYDLKNDIERLSSKNNDGLGFSDLFFFQPKKIIKITGNTVYFEYLLMVDDEVQSDFELISNETKIEEEAVTENIKIKLRVFKDEYFRQVRKMLSHIHRGDIYEANFCQEFYAEDTQINPFKTYQKLNKISEAPFASYLRVYDRYLLSASPERYLRKDGPKLISQPIKGTAKRAENAEEDERLIEALKNDPKERAENIMIVDLVRNDLSKSALKGSVGVEELCEVYTFEQVHQMISTVVAHVAVDVNPVDVIRQSFPMGSMTGAPKVSAMKIIEELEAFKRGLYSGAVGYFTPEGNFDFNVVIRSILYNATQKYVSYSVGGAITAKAIPEKEYEECLLKAKAMREVLEG, encoded by the coding sequence TTGCGTATTTCTGCGTCTTTCACTGTTTCCGATATTCAAAAATTCAAAGAGAGGTTATTGCTTTGGGCGCAACAATTTGAAGAAATTGTTTGGCTTGACAGTAATGGACACACGGGTAAATACAACTCGTTTGATGCGCTGTTGGCTGTTGATGCGCTTACAACAATTAAAACGGATAGTGATAAGGCCTTTGATAAGCTGAGAGAATTTCAAGAGCAAGCTAAAGACTATATTTTTGGGTATCTTTCGTATGACTTAAAAAATGATATTGAACGACTTTCCTCTAAAAATAACGATGGTCTAGGGTTTTCCGACTTGTTTTTTTTTCAGCCTAAAAAAATCATTAAAATCACTGGTAACACCGTATATTTTGAATATCTACTTATGGTAGATGATGAAGTCCAATCTGATTTTGAATTGATTTCCAACGAAACAAAGATAGAGGAGGAAGCGGTTACCGAAAACATTAAAATAAAACTCCGTGTTTTTAAGGATGAATATTTCCGGCAGGTAAGAAAAATGCTAAGCCATATTCACCGTGGCGATATTTATGAAGCTAATTTTTGCCAGGAATTTTATGCGGAAGACACTCAAATCAATCCTTTTAAAACCTATCAGAAGTTAAATAAGATATCAGAAGCACCGTTCGCATCATATCTTAGGGTGTATGACAGGTATTTGCTTTCGGCCTCTCCGGAGCGCTATTTACGAAAAGATGGGCCTAAGCTAATTTCCCAACCTATTAAAGGAACCGCAAAGAGGGCTGAAAATGCAGAGGAGGACGAAAGATTGATTGAGGCTTTAAAAAACGACCCAAAAGAGCGTGCGGAAAATATAATGATTGTGGACTTGGTTCGTAATGACCTTTCAAAAAGCGCGCTAAAGGGAAGTGTAGGGGTTGAGGAACTGTGTGAAGTCTATACTTTTGAGCAGGTGCATCAAATGATTTCTACGGTTGTTGCGCATGTGGCGGTAGATGTTAATCCGGTAGATGTAATTAGACAATCATTTCCCATGGGCAGCATGACGGGAGCGCCAAAAGTTTCGGCCATGAAAATAATAGAAGAGCTCGAGGCTTTTAAAAGAGGTTTGTATAGTGGTGCGGTAGGCTATTTTACACCTGAGGGTAATTTTGATTTTAATGTCGTCATCCGAAGTATTCTTTATAACGCTACCCAAAAGTACGTTTCTTATTCCGTGGGAGGGGCAATTACAGCAAAAGCAATTCCTGAAAAAGAGTATGAAGAATGTCTTTTGAAGGCTAAGGCTATGCGTGAAGTTCTGGAAGGTTGA
- a CDS encoding NADPH-dependent FMN reductase: protein MAAILAFAGSNSSKSINYQLVKYTTSLMDNHTIQLLNMVNYPFPMFGEDYERDNGYSNSLVELKDDMAKADGIIISVNEHNSGPSAYFKNLTDWLSRVERKFLDGKPVLLMSTSGGQRGGITALEATKTVLPRFGAEVVATFSLPSYSANFKEGEGITNAELAKTHRAAVDQFLSKL, encoded by the coding sequence ATGGCAGCGATATTAGCATTTGCAGGTAGCAATTCTTCAAAATCTATTAATTACCAATTGGTTAAATACACGACATCCCTTATGGATAACCATACAATTCAATTGTTGAACATGGTTAATTATCCATTTCCTATGTTTGGTGAGGATTACGAGAGAGATAATGGGTATTCAAATTCTTTGGTGGAGCTTAAGGATGATATGGCCAAGGCAGACGGCATTATTATTTCGGTAAACGAGCATAACAGCGGGCCTTCGGCATATTTTAAGAATCTAACCGATTGGCTTTCGCGTGTGGAGCGTAAGTTTTTAGATGGCAAACCGGTATTGTTAATGTCTACTTCAGGAGGTCAAAGAGGAGGAATTACTGCCTTAGAAGCTACTAAAACTGTGTTGCCTAGGTTTGGTGCTGAAGTTGTTGCAACGTTTTCTTTGCCTTCGTACAGTGCGAATTTTAAAGAGGGAGAAGGTATCACCAATGCGGAACTTGCTAAGACGCACCGTGCTGCTGTAGACCAATTTTTAAGTAAACTTTAA
- a CDS encoding heparan-alpha-glucosaminide N-acetyltransferase domain-containing protein, with protein MENKTTRLYFIDAMRAWAILMMLQGHFIDGLLDTAFRDGTSTSFSIWKYFRGITAPVFFTVSGFIFTYLLVKGDTTGLQNPRVKKGVKRGLELLFIGYLLRMNLLGLLQGKIYDSFYLIDVLHCIGLSLLGIIGIYLLAQNRKKFVFPTVLVSITLLLFIFEPTYKTWGFSFLPDAFANYLTKSNGSVFTILPWFGYASFGGFLSLVFTKYKNFKYLYPVAIPFFALAGAVLISFSSDLFLQLSKWTDLQLFANIYFNNYLFIRLGDVLIVFSVFMLFRSLLKNSTVLKIGQSTLSIYIVHFIILYGSFTGLGLYRFFNHSLTPTVAISGALTFMFLCTFTALKYEEHKEIINQKATIALRFAYLKAEVYATNIFQIAKNRLYRLLRRVGWAKN; from the coding sequence GTGGAAAACAAAACAACAAGACTATACTTTATTGATGCCATGCGAGCATGGGCTATCTTAATGATGCTACAAGGGCATTTTATAGATGGGCTACTTGATACTGCCTTTAGAGATGGCACAAGCACCTCTTTTTCTATTTGGAAATACTTTAGAGGTATTACAGCACCAGTATTCTTTACGGTTTCCGGCTTTATATTTACCTATCTTTTAGTCAAAGGCGATACAACCGGACTTCAAAATCCACGAGTTAAAAAAGGAGTTAAAAGAGGGCTAGAATTACTCTTTATTGGATATCTGTTACGGATGAACCTTTTAGGTCTGTTACAGGGGAAAATATACGATTCATTTTATTTAATTGATGTTCTACATTGCATAGGTCTTTCTTTATTGGGGATTATTGGCATATATCTATTAGCTCAAAACCGAAAGAAATTTGTTTTCCCAACAGTATTGGTCAGTATTACGCTATTGCTGTTCATTTTTGAACCGACCTACAAGACATGGGGATTCTCATTTTTACCGGATGCTTTTGCGAATTACCTAACCAAAAGCAATGGTTCTGTTTTCACCATTCTACCTTGGTTCGGATATGCTTCCTTTGGTGGGTTTCTTTCACTTGTTTTTACGAAGTATAAAAATTTTAAGTACTTGTATCCCGTTGCTATTCCGTTTTTCGCTTTAGCGGGAGCAGTGCTTATTTCATTTTCTTCGGATTTATTTTTACAGCTATCTAAATGGACAGATTTACAGTTGTTTGCGAACATTTACTTCAATAATTACTTATTTATACGATTAGGTGACGTTTTAATTGTTTTTAGCGTATTTATGCTCTTTAGAAGCTTACTTAAAAATAGCACAGTACTAAAAATCGGACAAAGCACACTGTCCATTTATATCGTTCATTTTATTATCCTTTACGGCTCTTTTACAGGTTTGGGATTGTATCGATTTTTCAATCACTCCCTAACTCCTACCGTTGCCATTTCAGGAGCGTTGACATTTATGTTCCTATGTACTTTTACCGCTCTTAAATATGAAGAACACAAAGAAATTATTAACCAAAAAGCAACAATCGCTTTAAGGTTTGCTTATTTAAAGGCCGAGGTTTATGCTACAAACATTTTTCAAATAGCAAAAAACCGATTGTACAGATTACTAAGAAGAGTGGGTTGGGCAAAAAATTAA
- the lpdA gene encoding dihydrolipoyl dehydrogenase, which yields MSSYDVAIIGSGPGGYVAAIRCAQLGLKTAIIEKYSTLGGTCLNVGCIPSKALLDSSHHYEDAVKHFEAHGIDIPGEIKVNLEQMISRKASVVKQTCDGVKFLMDKNKIDVFEGLGSFKDATHINIKKNDDSTETIEAKNTIIATGSKPSSLPFIKIDKERIITSTEALELKEIPKHLIIIGGGVIGLELGQVYKRLGADVTVVEYMDRIIPTMDASLSKELTKVLKKQKVKFNLSSKVKSVERKGDEVIVKADDKKGQEIELKGDYCLVAVGRKPYTDGLNVEAAGVKLDSRGKVEVNDHLQTSASNIYAIGDVIRGAMLAHKAEEEGTLVAEQLAGQKPHIDYNLIPGVVYTWPEVASVGKTEEELKEAGIEYKVGQFPMRALGRSRASMDLDGFVKMLADKKTDEVLGVHMIGARSADLIAEAVTAMEFRASAEDISRMSHAHPTFAEAVKEAALAATDDRPLHI from the coding sequence ATGAGTTCATATGACGTGGCCATTATTGGCTCAGGACCAGGAGGGTATGTAGCAGCTATTCGTTGTGCACAATTGGGATTGAAAACAGCAATAATAGAAAAGTACAGTACTTTAGGTGGAACTTGCCTTAACGTAGGTTGTATTCCTTCAAAGGCTTTGTTGGATTCTTCTCATCATTATGAGGATGCCGTAAAGCATTTTGAAGCGCACGGAATTGATATTCCAGGTGAAATAAAAGTAAATCTAGAGCAGATGATTTCTAGAAAGGCGTCTGTTGTAAAACAAACATGCGATGGTGTTAAGTTCTTGATGGATAAAAATAAAATTGATGTTTTTGAAGGCTTGGGTAGCTTTAAGGATGCTACTCACATCAATATTAAAAAGAATGATGATAGTACGGAAACGATTGAAGCTAAGAATACTATAATCGCTACTGGAAGTAAACCTTCATCTCTTCCATTTATCAAAATTGATAAGGAACGTATTATAACGTCTACCGAAGCATTAGAGTTAAAAGAGATACCAAAGCACCTTATTATTATTGGAGGTGGAGTAATTGGGTTGGAATTAGGACAAGTGTACAAACGTCTTGGTGCCGATGTTACTGTGGTTGAATATATGGATAGAATTATCCCAACTATGGATGCTTCCCTTTCTAAGGAATTGACAAAGGTTCTAAAAAAGCAGAAGGTGAAGTTCAATCTTTCGAGCAAGGTAAAATCTGTGGAAAGGAAAGGTGATGAAGTTATTGTTAAGGCCGATGATAAAAAAGGGCAAGAGATAGAGTTGAAAGGTGACTATTGTCTGGTAGCAGTGGGAAGAAAGCCATATACCGATGGTTTGAACGTTGAGGCAGCCGGTGTTAAATTGGATTCTAGAGGTAAAGTAGAGGTGAATGACCATTTGCAGACTTCAGCTTCTAATATTTACGCTATTGGCGATGTTATTCGTGGTGCTATGTTGGCTCACAAAGCGGAGGAAGAAGGTACCTTGGTGGCTGAGCAATTGGCAGGTCAAAAACCGCACATTGATTATAATCTAATTCCCGGTGTAGTGTATACATGGCCAGAAGTTGCTTCTGTGGGTAAGACCGAAGAGGAATTGAAAGAAGCCGGTATAGAATATAAAGTGGGGCAATTTCCAATGCGTGCATTAGGTCGTTCTCGTGCAAGTATGGATTTGGATGGATTTGTAAAAATGCTAGCGGATAAGAAAACGGATGAAGTTTTAGGAGTTCATATGATTGGAGCCCGTAGTGCGGATTTAATCGCGGAAGCAGTTACTGCAATGGAGTTCCGTGCATCTGCTGAAGATATTTCTAGGATGAGTCATGCGCACCCTACTTTTGCAGAAGCGGTAAAAGAAGCGGCTCTTGCTGCAACGGATGATCGTCCGTTACATATTTAA